From a single Pirellulales bacterium genomic region:
- the truA gene encoding tRNA pseudouridine(38-40) synthase TruA — protein sequence MRTLKLTLAYDGTAFHGWQTQLNRRTVQQTLSEVLEKITGRRVSAHASGRTDAGVHALGQVVSFDTDTTLDTATLQRALDAELPDDIIVLAVEEAPVGFHARRHAVRKRYRYVIQDGPRADVFRRHYAWRVYRRLDDRAMLRASQPLVGMHNFATFESRGSKRSNSVRTIFELTVARPTTELLTSPNPPGDEIHIEICADGFLYNMVRNIVGMLVDIGRGAADETWPTRALAAVDRRAAGPPAPSRGLVLVSVDYGGGGLTNDEARMSKE from the coding sequence ATGCGAACGCTGAAGTTGACTTTGGCCTACGACGGCACCGCTTTTCACGGCTGGCAAACGCAACTCAATCGCCGCACAGTTCAGCAAACGCTCAGCGAAGTGCTCGAAAAGATCACCGGCCGGCGCGTCAGCGCGCATGCCAGCGGCCGAACCGATGCCGGAGTGCATGCGCTCGGCCAAGTCGTCAGCTTCGACACCGACACGACCCTCGACACGGCGACGCTGCAGCGGGCGCTCGATGCCGAACTGCCCGACGACATCATCGTTCTGGCGGTCGAGGAAGCGCCGGTCGGATTTCACGCCCGGAGGCATGCCGTGCGAAAGCGCTATCGCTACGTGATCCAAGACGGTCCGCGGGCGGATGTGTTTCGCCGGCATTATGCGTGGCGGGTCTATCGGCGGCTCGATGATCGGGCCATGCTCCGTGCCTCGCAACCGCTGGTGGGCATGCACAATTTTGCCACGTTCGAATCGCGCGGCTCGAAGCGATCCAATAGCGTGCGCACGATTTTCGAGTTGACCGTGGCCCGGCCGACCACCGAACTCCTCACATCGCCAAATCCGCCAGGCGACGAGATTCACATCGAGATCTGCGCCGACGGGTTCTTGTACAACATGGTGCGCAACATCGTCGGTATGCTGGTCGACATCGGCCGCGGCGCCGCCGACGAAACATGGCCGACCCGAGCGCTGGCCGCCGTCGACCGCCGCGCCGCCGGGCCGCCGGCGCCGTCGCGCGGCCTTGTGCTGGTGTCGGTCGACTACGGCGGCGGCGGACTGACGAATGACGAAGCTCGAATGTCCAAAGAATGA
- a CDS encoding aspartate-semialdehyde dehydrogenase, whose protein sequence is MFESIAVVGATGAVGRIILQLLEERKFPYRRIKFLASARSMGKTVAFADEQHAVELLTPDAFAGIDLAIGSTPDEIARDFAPWAVERGCVVVDESGYWRMKPEVPLVIPEVNPEAAFTHHGIIASPNCSTTQMVVALKPLHDAARVRRVVVSTYQATSGAGLAGSEELEQATRAHLSGEQCASSIFAHDIAFNLIPQIGSAQHEGYTSEEMKMVFETRKILGDNSIQVCPTCVRVPVSNCHSESILVETERKLTVDEARELFAAMPGVVVIDQLDAREYPMPMNCDGRDEVFIGRIREDLSSPNGLAFWCVSDNLRKGAATNAVQIAELLVHGVACQAEGAARGSQTHFSA, encoded by the coding sequence GTGTTTGAATCGATTGCGGTTGTTGGGGCCACCGGAGCGGTTGGCCGAATTATTCTTCAGCTTCTCGAAGAAAGAAAATTTCCCTACCGGCGAATCAAGTTCCTCGCCTCGGCCCGCTCCATGGGCAAAACGGTGGCGTTCGCCGACGAGCAACACGCTGTCGAACTTCTCACGCCCGACGCCTTCGCCGGAATCGATTTGGCAATCGGCAGCACTCCCGACGAAATCGCCCGCGATTTCGCTCCCTGGGCCGTCGAGCGCGGCTGTGTCGTGGTCGATGAAAGCGGCTATTGGCGGATGAAGCCCGAGGTGCCGCTCGTGATTCCGGAAGTGAATCCCGAGGCGGCCTTCACGCATCATGGGATCATCGCCAGCCCGAATTGCTCGACAACGCAAATGGTGGTGGCCCTGAAGCCGCTGCACGATGCAGCGCGGGTGCGGCGCGTCGTGGTGAGCACGTATCAGGCCACGAGCGGCGCTGGCTTGGCCGGTTCCGAAGAATTAGAGCAAGCCACGCGAGCCCATCTATCGGGCGAACAATGCGCGAGCTCGATCTTCGCACACGACATCGCCTTCAACCTCATTCCGCAAATCGGCTCTGCGCAGCACGAAGGCTATACGTCGGAAGAGATGAAGATGGTGTTCGAGACGCGGAAGATTTTGGGCGACAATTCGATCCAAGTCTGCCCGACCTGCGTCCGCGTGCCGGTGAGCAATTGCCATAGCGAAAGCATCTTGGTGGAAACGGAACGAAAGTTGACGGTCGACGAGGCCCGCGAACTATTCGCCGCGATGCCGGGCGTCGTCGTGATCGATCAACTCGATGCCCGTGAGTATCCGATGCCGATGAACTGCGACGGGCGCGACGAAGTGTTTATCGGCCGAATTCGCGAAGATCTGTCGAGCCCCAACGGCTTGGCGTTCTGGTGCGTGAGCGACAACTTGCGCAAAGGCGCCGCCACGAATGCTGTGCAGATCGCCGAACTGCTGGTCCACGGTGTCGCGTGCCAAGCCGAGGGCGCGGCGAGAGGGAGCCAGACACATTTTTCGGCGTGA
- a CDS encoding HTTM domain-containing protein: MSVVGDYFRELLRSTRDGWNRFWFTPADPATLGLIRILAGAMLFYTHLIWSLDLEAFFGQHGWISHEALARLPGRDYTWSYFNCIDSPSVLWIAHIAALVVFLLLTLGLFSRTMAVLGFFITISYANRASFALFGLDDINAMLALYLAIGPCGAAYSLDRLLRRSRLAASLATRSNGDQPPAIHPRTDANISIRLIQIHMCVIYLFAALGKLMGPAWWNGSATWMSVANLEYQSMDMTWLAGWPILISLLTHVTVWWELSYCVLVWPRLTRPLMLALAIPIHLGIAMFLGMMTFGLAMLIANLAFVSPWLVRRLFGRRPAEQGRGGARAALQPIPAAQ; this comes from the coding sequence ATGAGCGTCGTCGGCGATTACTTCCGGGAGTTGCTCCGTTCGACGCGCGACGGCTGGAACCGTTTCTGGTTTACGCCCGCCGATCCGGCCACGCTCGGCCTGATTCGCATTCTCGCCGGGGCGATGCTGTTCTACACACACTTGATTTGGTCGCTCGATCTCGAAGCGTTTTTCGGGCAGCATGGTTGGATATCCCACGAGGCTTTGGCTCGCTTGCCGGGCCGCGATTACACGTGGAGCTATTTCAACTGCATCGACTCGCCGTCGGTTCTTTGGATCGCACACATCGCGGCTCTGGTGGTTTTTCTACTCCTCACGCTCGGCCTGTTCAGCCGAACGATGGCCGTGCTCGGCTTTTTCATCACCATCAGCTACGCCAATCGGGCCTCGTTCGCGCTGTTTGGCCTGGACGACATCAACGCCATGTTGGCCCTCTATCTGGCCATCGGCCCCTGCGGCGCCGCCTATTCGCTCGATCGCCTATTGCGGCGATCCAGGTTAGCCGCGTCGCTTGCGACGCGCTCCAACGGCGACCAACCGCCCGCCATCCATCCGCGAACCGATGCAAACATCTCCATCCGCCTGATCCAAATCCACATGTGCGTGATCTATCTGTTCGCGGCCCTCGGCAAGCTGATGGGTCCGGCATGGTGGAACGGCTCGGCCACTTGGATGTCGGTGGCGAATCTCGAATATCAATCGATGGACATGACCTGGCTGGCCGGTTGGCCGATCCTGATTAGTTTGCTGACGCACGTCACGGTGTGGTGGGAACTTTCCTATTGCGTGCTCGTTTGGCCCCGGCTGACTCGGCCGTTGATGCTCGCTTTGGCAATCCCGATTCATCTCGGCATCGCGATGTTTTTGGGGATGATGACGTTCGGCTTGGCAATGCTGATCGCCAATTTGGCGTTCGTTTCTCCCTGGCTCGTGCGCCGGCTTTTCGGCCGCCGCCCGGCGGAGCAGGGCAGGGGAGGGGCGCGCGCCGCTTTGCAACCGATTCCCGCCGCCCAGTAA
- a CDS encoding TIGR03000 domain-containing protein → MPTPSTAPMTPPPPTAAPPAAGKSALDGDAGYIVVDVPADAKVFVNGHATTSTGEHRQYVSHGLEAGMRYEYQVRAEIVRDGKVQSETKTVQLTAGSQADLAFDMNGASPVPQTAKTGAAPKTAVLLHVPADAHVFIAGHEMTATGADREFVTTKLAAGSTWDNYTVRVVKGGESREQTISLAGGDSRELTFNFDAPKVASVAR, encoded by the coding sequence ATGCCTACTCCGTCGACCGCTCCGATGACGCCTCCGCCGCCGACCGCGGCTCCTCCGGCAGCCGGCAAATCGGCCCTCGACGGCGATGCCGGCTACATCGTTGTCGACGTTCCCGCCGACGCCAAGGTTTTCGTCAACGGCCATGCCACCACCAGCACCGGCGAACATCGTCAGTATGTCTCGCATGGATTGGAAGCTGGCATGCGTTATGAATATCAGGTTCGCGCCGAAATCGTTCGCGACGGCAAAGTGCAAAGCGAAACCAAGACGGTGCAACTCACGGCCGGATCGCAAGCCGACCTGGCCTTCGACATGAACGGTGCATCGCCAGTGCCGCAGACTGCGAAGACCGGCGCCGCTCCGAAGACGGCCGTGCTGCTGCATGTTCCGGCCGATGCCCATGTGTTCATCGCCGGCCATGAAATGACGGCCACGGGCGCCGATCGCGAATTCGTAACCACGAAGCTCGCGGCCGGTTCAACTTGGGATAACTACACGGTCCGCGTTGTCAAAGGCGGCGAGAGCCGTGAACAGACAATTTCGCTTGCGGGCGGCGACAGCCGTGAGTTGACGTTCAACTTCGACGCTCCGAAAGTGGCGTCGGTCGCTCGTTAG
- a CDS encoding protein-L-isoaspartate(D-aspartate) O-methyltransferase — protein sequence MPIRFLRFAAVVSLFAAFAFPADRVAAQGRSSQALAQARDRMVDQEVIAAGVSDPRVIKSMRMTPRHLFVSTEQIPYAYYDMSLPIGAHQTISPPVIVAYMTQELDPLPTDKVLEIGTGSGYQAAILSPLVKDVYSIEIIESLGRHAAQTLKQLKYKNIHTKIGDGYLGWPDEAPFDKIIVTCSPDKVPQPLVDQLKEGGRMVIPVGERYQQVLYLYKKQGGKLIKEALKPTLFVPMTGTAATVREDKPDPLHPHLVNGGFEQITGTSGEPTGWYYIRQMKVVTAADAPEGKNYVTFSNAIAGRGCRALQGFAIDGREVHELEVSCMAKGKDIRRAPQPGLEAEVMIVFYDANRAIAGTTFLDPEPFRGTFDWQRKSQRLHVPGSAREAIMNIGLVGATGELSLDDVRMGVAPEVASPRK from the coding sequence ATGCCAATTCGTTTTCTTCGTTTCGCGGCGGTCGTCTCGTTGTTTGCGGCGTTTGCGTTCCCCGCCGACCGGGTCGCCGCGCAAGGACGCTCGTCGCAAGCGCTCGCCCAAGCGCGCGATCGGATGGTCGATCAGGAAGTGATTGCCGCCGGGGTTAGCGACCCGCGCGTGATCAAATCGATGCGCATGACGCCGCGGCATCTGTTCGTTTCGACCGAACAGATTCCCTATGCCTATTACGACATGTCGCTGCCAATCGGCGCACACCAAACGATCTCGCCCCCGGTGATCGTGGCCTACATGACGCAAGAACTCGATCCGCTGCCGACCGACAAAGTACTGGAAATCGGCACCGGCAGCGGTTATCAGGCGGCAATTCTCAGCCCGCTGGTAAAAGATGTGTACTCGATCGAGATCATCGAATCGCTCGGCAGACATGCGGCTCAAACGCTCAAGCAACTGAAGTACAAGAACATCCACACGAAGATCGGCGACGGCTATCTCGGCTGGCCCGACGAAGCGCCGTTCGACAAGATCATCGTTACCTGCTCGCCCGACAAGGTGCCGCAGCCGCTCGTGGATCAGCTCAAAGAAGGCGGGCGGATGGTCATTCCTGTCGGCGAGCGCTATCAGCAAGTGCTTTACCTGTACAAAAAGCAGGGTGGAAAGCTGATCAAGGAAGCTCTCAAGCCGACGCTTTTCGTTCCCATGACGGGCACGGCTGCGACTGTCCGCGAAGACAAGCCCGATCCTCTGCATCCGCATCTGGTCAACGGCGGATTCGAGCAGATCACCGGCACCAGCGGCGAGCCGACCGGTTGGTACTACATCCGGCAGATGAAGGTAGTGACGGCCGCCGATGCCCCGGAAGGCAAGAATTACGTGACGTTTTCCAATGCGATTGCCGGCCGCGGCTGCCGGGCCTTGCAAGGCTTCGCCATCGATGGCCGCGAGGTGCATGAACTCGAAGTATCTTGCATGGCCAAAGGGAAAGACATTCGCCGCGCGCCGCAGCCAGGGCTGGAGGCAGAGGTGATGATCGTCTTTTACGACGCGAACCGCGCGATCGCGGGAACGACGTTTCTCGATCCCGAACCGTTTCGCGGCACGTTCGACTGGCAGCGTAAGAGCCAGCGGCTGCATGTGCCCGGTTCGGCTCGCGAGGCGATCATGAATATCGGGCTGGTGGGCGCGACTGGCGAACTGTCTCTCGACGACGTTCGTATGGGGGTCGCCCCGGAAGTCGCCTCCCCGCGGAAATAG
- a CDS encoding FKBP-type peptidyl-prolyl cis-trans isomerase yields the protein MRRTLGIGVGLLAVAAFTMAHAQQPAAQNGPPAREALPAGGAAAPTASPFKSLKDRSSYAIGVDVGRDFKQQGLDVDTTIVAQGIADSLAGKTLMTDQEMHATMVELQRAIQSRQQELAEKSKKAGETFLAENKKREGVKTLPSGLQYKVLKQGTGATPKANDTVTTNYRGTLLDGTEFDNSAKHGGPATFSVNGVIPGWTEALQLMREGDKWQLFIPSDLAYGAHGAPPDIGPNSTLVFDIELLKVQPGQAAPAPNAVPQ from the coding sequence TTGCGACGGACCCTTGGAATTGGCGTCGGGCTTTTGGCCGTGGCCGCGTTCACGATGGCGCATGCTCAGCAGCCGGCCGCTCAAAACGGCCCGCCTGCCAGGGAGGCACTTCCCGCCGGCGGCGCAGCCGCGCCAACCGCTTCACCCTTCAAATCCCTCAAAGACCGATCGAGCTACGCGATCGGCGTCGACGTCGGCCGTGACTTCAAGCAGCAAGGCCTCGATGTCGATACGACGATCGTTGCTCAGGGCATCGCCGATTCGCTCGCCGGCAAGACGTTGATGACCGATCAGGAAATGCACGCAACCATGGTCGAATTGCAAAGGGCGATTCAATCGCGGCAACAGGAACTGGCCGAAAAGAGCAAGAAAGCGGGCGAGACGTTTCTAGCCGAGAATAAGAAGCGCGAAGGCGTGAAAACGCTCCCGAGCGGCTTGCAGTACAAAGTGCTGAAGCAGGGCACCGGGGCCACGCCGAAGGCGAACGACACTGTCACCACCAATTACCGCGGCACGCTGCTCGACGGCACGGAGTTCGACAATTCAGCCAAGCACGGCGGACCCGCGACGTTTTCGGTGAATGGCGTCATTCCCGGTTGGACGGAAGCACTGCAGCTGATGCGCGAAGGAGACAAGTGGCAACTTTTTATCCCCTCCGACTTGGCGTACGGCGCGCACGGCGCTCCGCCGGATATCGGCCCCAACTCGACGCTGGTGTTCGACATCGAGTTGCTGAAAGTGCAGCCCGGCCAAGCGGCGCCCGCCCCGAACGCCGTGCCGCAGTAA
- a CDS encoding aldolase/citrate lyase family protein has translation MKTNPVKRKLREGQPTVGTWLSLGDLYASRAMARLGFDWLTLDMEHQPIDWAQAAAIFAVIAEAGCVPLVRLPDGSHTYIKRALDAGAWGIVVPMVDTVEQARTAIAAAKYPPIGNRSLGGGLHSLNFDATSGDYFREANDEILVVLQTESPRGIENAEAIYSLPGVDAIFVGPVDLRANLCSADGVPADDAALEAALARVIAIGKKTGTPTGMHTMSTDAALARAAQGMQFLAIGSELRMMTSEAQAVIRALRPERATRDVARY, from the coding sequence ATGAAAACAAATCCCGTAAAACGCAAGCTTCGTGAAGGGCAGCCGACCGTCGGCACCTGGCTGTCACTGGGCGATCTTTATGCCTCGCGAGCGATGGCCCGGTTGGGCTTCGATTGGCTGACGCTCGACATGGAGCACCAGCCGATCGACTGGGCCCAAGCGGCGGCGATTTTCGCCGTCATCGCCGAGGCTGGTTGCGTGCCGCTGGTGCGATTGCCCGACGGCAGCCATACCTACATCAAGCGAGCCCTCGACGCCGGGGCTTGGGGCATCGTCGTGCCGATGGTCGACACGGTCGAACAGGCACGAACGGCCATCGCTGCCGCGAAATATCCACCGATTGGAAATCGCAGTCTCGGCGGCGGACTGCATTCGTTGAATTTTGATGCCACCAGCGGCGATTATTTCCGCGAGGCGAACGACGAGATCCTGGTCGTCTTACAAACCGAAAGTCCGCGCGGGATTGAAAACGCCGAGGCCATCTACAGCTTGCCCGGCGTCGACGCGATTTTCGTCGGCCCGGTAGATTTGCGGGCCAATCTTTGTTCGGCCGATGGAGTGCCGGCTGACGACGCGGCACTCGAGGCCGCACTGGCTCGGGTGATCGCCATCGGGAAAAAAACCGGCACGCCGACCGGAATGCACACGATGTCGACCGACGCAGCGCTGGCCCGCGCCGCCCAGGGAATGCAGTTCCTGGCGATCGGCAGCGAACTGCGGATGATGACTAGCGAAGCACAAGCCGTCATTCGCGCGCTGCGCCCGGAAAGGGCGACGCGTGATGTCGCTCGGTATTGA
- a CDS encoding flagellar biosynthesis anti-sigma factor FlgM yields the protein MQIFGPTQVHGPQSVNAPHSLRPTSAPAQPTATSNISDELQLSDSGQVASQLSDIPAIRQDRVDALRTAIAQGTYETPDKLSGALDNLLDEIG from the coding sequence ATGCAGATTTTTGGCCCAACGCAAGTCCACGGCCCGCAATCCGTCAACGCCCCGCACAGCCTTCGCCCGACGTCGGCCCCCGCGCAACCGACGGCCACGTCGAATATCTCCGACGAACTGCAATTGTCGGACTCCGGCCAGGTGGCCAGCCAGCTCAGCGACATTCCGGCCATCCGCCAAGACCGCGTCGACGCACTCCGCACCGCAATCGCCCAGGGCACCTACGAAACGCCCGACAAGCTCAGCGGCGCTCTCGACAACCTGCTTGACGAGATCGGCTAG